Proteins encoded together in one Terriglobia bacterium window:
- the gcvT gene encoding glycine cleavage system aminomethyltransferase GcvT, whose translation MATPAESGPKRTALYSVHKAAGARMTEFGGWEMPIEYSGIAQEHLAVRTRAGLFDVSHMGEITVRGPKALAFLQSITCNDVARLSDRQAQYSALMLPNGCAIDDCVVHRTGENDYFICVNAANTDKDFKWLVEHNSAGAELENVSSRYSQLAVQGPRAAAILSKVTGLDLAPIRTYWFSPAECCGVEGILARTGYTGEDGFEFYFSPEHSVHVWNALLEAGKDDGLQPAGLGARNTLRLEAGYALYGHELDEDTTLLEANLGWICKLEKGEFLGRDELLKQRQEGVRKRLVGFEMAEPGIARDGYPVWIDGEKAGLVTSGSPAPFLKKNIGLAYVPPEAAQPGYEITIEIRQRQARARQVILPFYRRPK comes from the coding sequence TTGGCGACGCCGGCGGAGTCCGGGCCAAAGCGGACGGCGCTCTATTCTGTCCACAAGGCAGCGGGCGCGCGGATGACGGAATTCGGCGGCTGGGAAATGCCCATCGAGTACTCGGGCATTGCCCAGGAGCACCTGGCCGTGCGGACGCGGGCCGGCCTGTTTGACGTCAGCCACATGGGCGAGATCACCGTGCGCGGCCCCAAGGCGCTCGCCTTCCTCCAGTCGATCACCTGCAATGACGTGGCGCGCCTGAGCGACCGCCAGGCACAGTACAGCGCCCTCATGTTACCCAATGGCTGTGCTATTGACGATTGCGTGGTCCACCGGACGGGTGAAAACGATTACTTTATCTGCGTCAACGCGGCCAATACCGATAAAGATTTCAAGTGGCTTGTGGAGCACAACTCCGCGGGAGCGGAACTGGAAAACGTTTCATCACGCTATTCGCAGCTTGCCGTGCAGGGCCCGCGGGCTGCGGCGATCTTGAGCAAGGTGACCGGACTTGATCTTGCTCCCATCCGTACCTACTGGTTTTCGCCCGCTGAATGCTGCGGAGTGGAAGGCATCCTGGCAAGGACCGGATATACCGGCGAAGACGGCTTTGAGTTTTATTTTTCACCCGAGCATTCCGTGCACGTGTGGAATGCCCTGCTGGAAGCGGGAAAAGATGACGGCCTGCAGCCGGCCGGCCTGGGCGCCCGCAACACGCTGCGGCTGGAGGCCGGGTACGCGCTTTACGGCCACGAACTGGATGAAGACACCACGTTGCTGGAAGCCAACCTCGGATGGATTTGCAAGCTCGAAAAGGGGGAATTTCTCGGCCGGGATGAACTGCTGAAGCAGCGCCAGGAAGGCGTGCGCAAAAGGCTGGTGGGCTTTGAGATGGCCGAACCCGGAATCGCCCGCGACGGCTACCCGGTGTGGATTGATGGCGAAAAGGCAGGCCTCGTGACCAGCGGTTCACCAGCGCCGTTCCTGAAGAAAAACATTGGCCTTGCCTATGTGCCGCCGGAGGCAGCCCAGCCCGGCTACGAGATCACCATCGAAATCCGGCAGCGGCAGGCGCGGGCAAGGCAAGTGATACTACCTTTTTACAGACGGCCAAAGTAG
- the gcvH gene encoding glycine cleavage system protein GcvH: protein MYPEEFQYTKDHEWIRVDGETGTIGITDHAQKELGDIVYVELPKSGDTVTAAEIFGTVESVKAVSEIYSPVSGEVTAVNDKLQEHPELLNSDPHAAAWLIRVHLSDAQELGKLMSSEQYEKYIREGGSQ from the coding sequence ATGTACCCTGAAGAATTTCAATACACCAAAGACCATGAGTGGATTCGAGTGGATGGCGAAACCGGGACGATCGGAATAACCGACCATGCACAGAAGGAACTGGGCGACATTGTCTATGTTGAGCTTCCCAAGTCAGGCGACACAGTGACGGCTGCTGAAATCTTTGGAACGGTGGAGTCGGTGAAAGCCGTTTCAGAGATTTATTCTCCCGTCAGCGGAGAAGTGACGGCCGTCAACGACAAGCTCCAGGAGCATCCGGAGCTGCTGAATTCCGACCCGCACGCGGCGGCGTGGCTGATCCGCGTCCATCTGTCGGACGCTCAGGAGCTGGGAAAACTGATGTCGTCGGAACAATATGAGAAGTACATCCGGGAGGGTGGGTCGCAATAA
- the gcvPA gene encoding aminomethyl-transferring glycine dehydrogenase subunit GcvPA, with the protein MRYLPNSPRDRAEMLRTLGHGSIEELFSQIPEQVRLQGRLDLPGPLSEQEILEFFKQAASRSTREHASLLGAGAYSHFRPAAVDALLSRGEFFTAYTPYQAELAQGTLQAMFEFQTLITQLTGMEVSNASLYDGSTATTEAVLMALRLTRRNRVVAARTLHPEYREVMATYLRHLGTEVAEVPYAASGQVDLAALEKALNEETAVVVIQSPNFLGVIERFSEVAEIVHRSGALLVVTVNEPLSLAVVNPPAEADIVCGEAQSFGVPVAFGGPYVGFLATREKFVRQMPGRLVGQTTDSQGRRGFVLTLATREQHIRREKATSNICTNQSLCALAATIYLCLLGKQGLRALAEHNLGKAHYAAHRLAKVPGASIAFASPFFNEFVVKAPGDAGVLLRDLRQEKILGGINLERFYPELNNHLLVCVTETVNKAALDRMVRVYQEFSAQKHARAAAPSAVSHTVGQEKA; encoded by the coding sequence ATGCGCTATCTCCCGAACTCCCCGCGCGACCGTGCCGAGATGCTGCGGACGCTTGGCCACGGGTCCATCGAAGAGCTCTTTTCTCAAATTCCTGAACAGGTCCGGCTTCAAGGCCGTCTGGATCTGCCCGGCCCGCTTTCAGAACAGGAAATTCTGGAATTCTTTAAGCAGGCTGCCAGCCGGAGCACACGCGAACATGCGTCGCTGCTGGGCGCTGGCGCTTATTCGCACTTCCGGCCCGCGGCGGTTGACGCGCTGCTTTCCCGCGGCGAATTCTTTACCGCTTACACGCCTTACCAGGCCGAGCTTGCGCAGGGCACGCTGCAGGCGATGTTCGAGTTTCAGACGCTGATTACCCAGTTGACCGGGATGGAAGTGTCGAACGCCTCGCTTTATGACGGCTCCACAGCGACAACTGAAGCGGTGTTGATGGCCCTCCGGCTGACCCGCCGCAATCGCGTGGTTGCGGCACGCACCCTGCATCCGGAGTACCGCGAGGTGATGGCCACCTACCTGCGCCACCTGGGGACGGAAGTCGCGGAAGTCCCATACGCAGCTTCCGGGCAAGTTGATCTCGCTGCGCTCGAGAAGGCGCTGAATGAGGAAACGGCCGTCGTCGTCATTCAGTCGCCGAATTTTCTTGGAGTCATCGAACGTTTCAGTGAAGTCGCGGAGATTGTCCACCGAAGCGGCGCTTTGCTGGTGGTTACAGTGAATGAGCCGCTCTCGCTGGCGGTGGTCAATCCTCCGGCGGAAGCGGACATCGTCTGCGGCGAGGCGCAGTCGTTTGGCGTGCCCGTCGCCTTTGGAGGGCCTTACGTCGGCTTCCTCGCTACGCGTGAAAAGTTTGTGCGGCAGATGCCGGGCCGGCTGGTGGGCCAGACCACGGATTCCCAGGGCCGCCGGGGATTCGTGCTGACCCTGGCCACTCGCGAGCAGCACATCCGGCGCGAGAAGGCCACTTCAAACATCTGCACTAACCAGTCGCTTTGCGCTCTGGCCGCAACCATCTATCTGTGCCTGCTGGGCAAGCAGGGATTGCGGGCGCTGGCTGAGCATAACCTTGGCAAAGCGCACTATGCCGCCCACCGGCTGGCTAAGGTTCCGGGAGCGTCCATCGCATTTGCCTCTCCGTTCTTCAATGAATTCGTCGTCAAGGCGCCAGGCGATGCCGGGGTGCTTCTGCGCGACCTGCGGCAGGAGAAAATTCTGGGCGGCATCAATCTCGAACGCTTCTACCCTGAGTTGAATAATCACCTGCTGGTTTGCGTCACCGAAACGGTGAACAAAGCCGCTCTCGACCGGATGGTCAGGGTGTACCAGGAATTTTCCGCACAGAAACACGCCAGGGCCGCGGCGCCTTCCGCTGTGTCGCATACGGTTGGCCAGGAGAAAGCATGA
- the gcvPB gene encoding aminomethyl-transferring glycine dehydrogenase subunit GcvPB, which translates to MKERPRHARPHITRDENLIFERSSPGKCGVDLPVPEVQAASAVELLGDDLCRNDIPGFPEVSELEVIRHFTRLSTWNYGVDTGLYPLGSCTMKYNPRINEVVARLEGLATDHPYAPAELTQGCLKILYDTERCLAEITGMDAVSLQPSAGAQGELAGILMIQACLADHGNPRKYILIPDSAHGTNPASVTTSGYQVRNLKSDAHGCIDLAEIDRAMTEEVAGLMLTNPNTLGIFEVRIREICELVHRKGGLVYMDGANMNALVGVARPADFGVDVMHLNLHKTFTTPHGGGGPGSGPVAVRKVLDPYLPSPTVIQSPDGTYSLNYDRPKSIGRVRAFYGNFGMVVRALAFMAANGAEGLLQSTQDAVLNANYVMRGLQDLYDLPYNEPCMHECVLSDRRQAMRGVHTMDIAKRLIDYGFHPYTTAFPLIVPGAMMIEPTESASKEELDEFIEAMRAVAEEVEEDPEFVLDAPHSTRVSRLDEAAAARKPILRWKP; encoded by the coding sequence ATGAAGGAACGTCCCCGCCACGCCAGGCCGCACATCACACGGGACGAGAACCTGATCTTCGAGCGGAGTTCACCCGGCAAATGCGGTGTTGATCTTCCCGTGCCAGAAGTCCAGGCTGCATCGGCGGTTGAGCTCCTGGGTGATGATCTCTGCCGGAACGACATCCCCGGCTTCCCGGAGGTGTCGGAACTGGAGGTCATCCGGCACTTCACGCGCCTGTCCACCTGGAATTATGGCGTCGATACGGGACTTTATCCGCTGGGCTCCTGCACCATGAAGTACAATCCGCGCATCAATGAAGTGGTGGCCCGCCTCGAAGGCCTGGCGACAGACCATCCTTACGCGCCGGCGGAACTCACCCAGGGTTGCCTGAAAATCCTGTACGACACGGAGCGCTGCCTGGCTGAAATAACAGGCATGGACGCAGTTTCGCTGCAGCCGTCGGCGGGCGCGCAGGGTGAACTGGCGGGCATCCTGATGATTCAGGCCTGCCTGGCGGACCACGGCAACCCCCGAAAATACATCCTGATTCCCGACTCGGCGCACGGCACCAACCCCGCCAGCGTTACCACATCCGGCTACCAGGTGAGAAACCTGAAATCCGACGCCCACGGCTGTATCGACCTCGCCGAGATTGACCGCGCCATGACGGAAGAAGTGGCCGGGCTGATGCTGACCAATCCGAACACGCTGGGCATTTTTGAGGTCCGTATTCGCGAGATTTGCGAACTGGTCCACCGCAAGGGCGGCCTGGTCTATATGGATGGGGCCAACATGAATGCGCTGGTGGGCGTGGCGCGTCCTGCCGACTTTGGCGTGGACGTCATGCACCTGAATCTGCACAAGACCTTCACCACCCCTCACGGCGGCGGCGGGCCGGGCTCGGGACCTGTTGCGGTGAGGAAGGTCCTTGATCCGTATCTCCCCTCGCCTACGGTTATCCAGTCGCCTGACGGGACTTACAGCCTGAATTATGACCGTCCGAAGAGCATCGGCCGCGTCCGCGCGTTCTACGGGAATTTCGGGATGGTGGTGCGCGCGCTGGCCTTTATGGCCGCCAACGGAGCCGAAGGTTTGCTGCAATCCACCCAGGATGCCGTGCTCAACGCCAACTACGTGATGCGGGGGCTGCAGGACCTTTACGATCTTCCCTACAACGAACCCTGCATGCACGAGTGCGTGCTCTCAGACCGCCGCCAGGCCATGCGCGGGGTTCACACCATGGACATCGCCAAGCGGCTGATCGATTACGGTTTTCACCCCTACACAACCGCGTTTCCGCTGATCGTGCCGGGTGCCATGATGATTGAACCCACGGAAAGCGCCAGCAAGGAAGAATTGGACGAGTTCATCGAAGCCATGCGGGCCGTGGCTGAGGAGGTTGAGGAGGACCCGGAATTCGTTTTGGACGCCCCACACTCCACCCGTGTCAGCCGCCTGGATGAGGCCGCCGCCGCCCGCAAGCCGATCTTGCGCTGGAAACCCTAG
- the smc gene encoding chromosome segregation protein SMC: MLKLKRLELLGFKSFADRTRLEFQDGTVSIVGPNGCGKSNLSDAMNWVLGEQSARLLRGERMTDVIFNGTGSRPPTGMAEVSLTLADPEYDSSEEPAEDSEPVKAQSADYADSTDLIQSVRSADSTDNPKGEASEIERSAAGKRAVYRGYLKDGSGHITVTRRLFRYGESEYLINGRASRLRDIQDLFMGTGLGPESYAIIEQGRIGQILSSKPSDRRLILEEAAGISKFKARKRAAELKLESSRGNLSRITDILEEVIKQVSSLKRQASKARRFRELHDEMMGRQKITLASRLRILESQCQQLRKDSETLQQLSAEESRGLELLTNEQRSTTARCEELEGRLISIRETLSENELERQRLQSRLEQIRQQIAALDSRSADAKQESGQVRSRMESLEREAELRAQEHEALLHEQASAEEDGARLQAKQEELGQRIREAERAVEQSRQALLACLSRASNLRNQLVQAEEMGLALERQAARISEERAGVEAERVQSSTELEMLSQENARFQNELAQLAESVSQTAAALDQAQKAEAAERRDLENLRREFSGMQARKQTLEESLARHAYSTESVRRLLNGEFPSNGHHFRPLGVLADFLEVSPGYEEVVEEFLKSELDCVVVEQHAEARSGIAILQAEGTGRSTFFVTRADAAGHLSGNGHHQISQEPGVVASLREMVRLEPRLGLNGDPPLPSLDKAYLVEDAAAAERLAAGYPECHFVTRSGEHYHHRLVSGGRGSSAGPLALRRDFRDLERRTVEVESAIQARETGLAAFEEQVRTLGATLGGLTAARQESEKNSVVGSERLRQVQQALARAIERLRVFEEESRRLEAERLSLESKQVAIRAQLEAEEAEKVRLEAEIAFSSETVGVERQRFDHGAQALAQAQARFSSLQERTRALAAERERLAAQAREMGDRADYLARQVSGWEENQRQLAAEADSERARNAGLENTHSRLKQELQGVGDELQTVRTRRDQLRPQVEQARARYEAAREKRSEVEIALARAESDRDHHAVQCRESLQQEPETLLAELAAEVFLVGEALELAEEEVRQLKKKIDNLGPLNMMALEELKEAEERYEFLESQRQDLLASIEDTAQAIREIDRLSRLQFMEAFKAINIHFAESFRTLFGGGIGQLRLTDEEDPDSGLDIVAQPPGKRLQNILLLSGGEKALAALALLIAIFRYTPSPFCVLDEVDAPLDDTNVGRFTRMIQRMSAATQFILITHNKTTMEIARAIYGVTMEEPGVSKLISVQLEAFEEEPVAITA, translated from the coding sequence TTGCTGAAATTAAAGAGATTGGAGCTGCTCGGCTTCAAGTCGTTTGCAGACCGGACACGCTTGGAATTTCAGGACGGAACGGTCAGCATCGTGGGGCCGAACGGGTGTGGCAAGTCGAATCTGTCAGACGCCATGAACTGGGTGCTGGGCGAGCAGAGCGCGCGACTGCTGCGGGGCGAGCGCATGACAGACGTCATTTTCAACGGAACGGGCAGCCGGCCTCCGACGGGCATGGCGGAAGTGAGCCTGACGCTTGCGGATCCCGAATACGATAGCAGTGAAGAACCTGCGGAGGACTCAGAACCGGTCAAGGCCCAATCCGCAGATTACGCAGATTCCACAGATTTAATACAGTCCGTACGTTCCGCAGATTCCACTGATAACCCGAAAGGCGAAGCATCTGAAATCGAACGGAGCGCAGCGGGCAAACGCGCCGTGTACAGAGGCTACCTGAAGGACGGCTCCGGTCACATCACCGTCACCCGGCGGCTGTTCCGCTACGGCGAAAGCGAATACCTCATCAACGGCCGCGCCAGCCGCCTGCGCGACATTCAGGACCTCTTCATGGGCACAGGCCTGGGCCCGGAGTCCTACGCCATCATCGAGCAGGGGCGCATCGGCCAGATTCTGAGTTCCAAGCCGTCGGACCGCCGCCTGATCCTGGAAGAAGCCGCCGGCATTTCCAAATTCAAGGCCCGCAAGCGCGCGGCGGAGCTGAAACTGGAATCCTCGCGCGGAAACCTGTCGCGCATCACAGACATTCTGGAAGAAGTCATCAAGCAGGTCAGCTCGCTGAAGCGCCAGGCGTCGAAGGCTCGCCGCTTTCGGGAACTGCACGACGAGATGATGGGCCGCCAGAAAATCACTCTGGCCTCCCGGTTGCGAATTCTTGAATCGCAGTGCCAGCAGCTTCGCAAAGATTCTGAAACGCTCCAGCAGCTCTCGGCGGAAGAGAGCAGGGGGCTTGAGCTGCTGACGAACGAACAGCGGAGCACCACGGCTCGCTGTGAAGAGCTGGAAGGCAGGCTGATTTCCATCCGCGAGACGCTTTCCGAGAATGAACTCGAACGCCAACGCTTGCAGTCGCGGCTCGAGCAGATCCGCCAGCAGATTGCAGCGCTCGATTCGCGGAGCGCCGACGCGAAACAGGAGAGCGGACAAGTCCGCTCGCGCATGGAGTCACTGGAGCGGGAAGCCGAGTTGCGGGCGCAGGAGCATGAGGCGCTGCTGCATGAACAGGCGTCTGCCGAAGAGGACGGGGCGCGGCTGCAGGCAAAGCAGGAAGAACTCGGCCAGCGCATCCGCGAGGCCGAACGCGCCGTCGAGCAGTCTCGCCAGGCGCTGCTGGCCTGCCTCAGCCGGGCGTCCAACCTTCGCAATCAGCTTGTGCAGGCGGAGGAAATGGGCCTCGCCCTCGAGCGGCAGGCAGCGAGGATCAGCGAGGAGCGCGCCGGCGTTGAAGCCGAACGCGTGCAGAGTTCGACCGAACTTGAAATGCTGTCGCAGGAAAATGCACGCTTCCAGAATGAGCTGGCGCAGCTTGCCGAATCGGTTTCGCAAACGGCTGCGGCACTCGACCAGGCGCAGAAGGCGGAAGCGGCGGAGAGGCGGGACCTGGAAAACCTTCGCCGCGAGTTTTCCGGCATGCAGGCCCGCAAGCAGACCCTTGAAGAGTCGCTGGCGCGCCATGCCTACTCAACGGAAAGCGTCCGGCGGCTTTTGAACGGAGAGTTCCCCTCGAACGGCCATCACTTCCGGCCACTCGGCGTGCTGGCCGATTTTCTGGAAGTTTCTCCCGGATATGAGGAGGTTGTTGAAGAATTTCTGAAGAGTGAACTTGATTGCGTGGTGGTTGAGCAGCACGCTGAGGCGCGCTCCGGCATTGCGATCCTTCAGGCGGAAGGCACGGGCCGGTCAACATTTTTTGTGACCCGCGCGGACGCCGCCGGACACCTCAGCGGCAACGGGCATCACCAGATCAGCCAGGAGCCCGGCGTGGTGGCATCGCTGCGTGAGATGGTGCGCCTCGAGCCGCGGTTGGGACTGAACGGTGACCCGCCGCTGCCCTCGCTCGACAAGGCCTACCTGGTGGAGGATGCCGCGGCTGCGGAGCGGCTGGCTGCCGGATATCCCGAATGCCACTTTGTGACGCGCTCCGGCGAGCACTATCACCATCGGCTGGTTTCCGGCGGGCGCGGATCGAGCGCGGGACCGCTGGCGCTGCGCCGCGACTTCCGTGACCTGGAGCGCCGAACGGTGGAAGTGGAATCAGCCATTCAGGCCCGGGAAACCGGGCTGGCCGCGTTTGAAGAGCAGGTGCGAACGTTAGGGGCGACACTGGGCGGCCTGACGGCGGCGCGGCAGGAGTCAGAAAAGAACTCCGTGGTGGGATCGGAGCGGCTGCGCCAGGTGCAGCAGGCGCTTGCCCGCGCGATCGAGCGGCTGCGTGTTTTTGAAGAGGAGAGCCGGCGGCTTGAGGCTGAGCGCCTGTCTCTCGAATCAAAGCAGGTGGCGATACGCGCCCAGCTTGAAGCCGAGGAAGCTGAAAAGGTCCGGCTGGAGGCTGAGATCGCTTTCAGCTCTGAAACGGTAGGTGTGGAGCGGCAGCGGTTTGACCACGGGGCGCAAGCCCTGGCGCAGGCCCAGGCCCGCTTCAGTTCCCTCCAGGAGCGCACTCGGGCGCTTGCCGCCGAGCGCGAGCGGCTGGCCGCCCAGGCGCGCGAAATGGGCGACCGCGCGGACTATCTTGCCCGGCAGGTGAGCGGCTGGGAAGAAAACCAGCGGCAGCTTGCCGCGGAAGCCGATTCGGAACGGGCGCGCAATGCCGGGCTGGAAAACACTCACAGCCGGCTGAAGCAGGAGTTGCAGGGCGTTGGCGATGAATTGCAAACGGTGCGGACACGGCGGGACCAACTGCGCCCGCAGGTTGAGCAGGCCCGCGCGCGATATGAAGCGGCGCGTGAAAAACGTTCCGAAGTGGAGATCGCGCTGGCCCGAGCGGAATCTGACCGCGATCACCATGCCGTGCAATGCCGCGAATCCCTTCAGCAGGAACCCGAGACTCTGCTTGCCGAACTTGCCGCCGAAGTATTCCTGGTGGGCGAAGCCCTGGAGCTTGCGGAAGAAGAAGTTCGCCAGCTCAAGAAGAAGATTGACAACCTCGGACCGCTCAATATGATGGCGCTTGAAGAACTAAAAGAAGCCGAAGAACGCTATGAATTTCTGGAAAGCCAGCGGCAGGACCTGCTTGCTTCCATCGAAGATACCGCGCAGGCCATCCGGGAAATTGACCGGCTCTCGCGCCTGCAGTTTATGGAAGCCTTCAAGGCCATCAACATTCACTTTGCCGAGTCGTTCCGCACGCTGTTCGGCGGCGGCATCGGTCAGTTGCGGCTGACCGATGAGGAAGACCCCGACAGCGGGCTCGACATCGTGGCCCAGCCGCCGGGCAAGCGCCTGCAGAACATCCTGCTGCTCTCGGGCGGTGAAAAAGCGCTGGCGGCGCTGGCGCTGCTGATCGCGATTTTCCGCTACACGCCAAGCCCGTTCTGTGTGCTCGACGAAGTGGACGCTCCGCTTGACGACACCAACGTCGGCCGCTTTACACGCATGATCCAGAGAATGAGCGCTGCCACACAGTTCATCCTGATCACTCACAACAAGACCACCATGGAAATTGCGCGCGCCATCTACGGCGTAACCATGGAAGAACCCGGCGTCTCAAAGCTGATTTCGGTTCAACTGGAAGCATTCGAGGAAGAGCCCGTGGCCATCACGGCGTAA
- a CDS encoding phosphoribosylaminoimidazolesuccinocarboxamide synthase, which produces MIIHETNLPGVELLSRGKVRDIYAVGGDQLLVVATDRISAFDVILDQPIPDKGRVLTQLSCFWFDRFLGLVPTHFLTADLSEYPKELQAMADEIEGRSMLVKKAQPFPIECVVRGYLAGSGWKEYRSNGTVCGIRLPAGLMESSRLDQPIFTPATKAQTGHDENISFEEAVKTIGRHAAEKLRDMSIRLYTEARKYAEERRIIIADTKFEWGQLGDEIILIDEMLTPDSSRFWPKDSYAPGRSQPSFDKQFVRDYLESIHWDKNPPAPPLPPEVVEKTSQKYRDAYRLLTGRALNS; this is translated from the coding sequence TTGATCATTCATGAGACGAACCTCCCAGGAGTAGAACTATTATCTCGCGGCAAAGTACGCGACATTTACGCCGTGGGTGGCGACCAGCTTCTTGTGGTTGCCACGGACCGCATTTCCGCATTTGACGTCATTCTCGACCAGCCGATTCCGGACAAAGGACGGGTGCTGACGCAGCTTTCCTGTTTCTGGTTCGACCGCTTTCTGGGCCTTGTGCCCACTCACTTTTTGACGGCCGATTTGTCGGAGTACCCGAAGGAACTCCAGGCGATGGCGGACGAAATCGAAGGGCGCTCGATGCTGGTGAAAAAGGCCCAGCCGTTCCCCATCGAGTGTGTTGTCAGAGGTTATCTGGCCGGGTCGGGGTGGAAGGAATATCGTTCGAACGGCACCGTTTGCGGGATCAGGCTGCCTGCGGGGCTGATGGAATCGAGCCGCCTGGACCAGCCGATTTTTACGCCGGCCACCAAGGCCCAGACCGGCCACGATGAAAACATCTCCTTTGAGGAGGCCGTAAAGACGATTGGAAGACACGCTGCCGAAAAACTCCGCGACATGAGCATTCGGCTTTATACGGAGGCGAGGAAGTACGCAGAGGAACGCAGAATCATTATTGCGGACACTAAATTTGAATGGGGCCAGCTTGGAGATGAGATCATCCTGATCGATGAAATGCTCACTCCAGACTCTTCACGCTTCTGGCCCAAAGACAGCTACGCGCCCGGAAGGTCCCAGCCTTCCTTTGACAAGCAGTTTGTGCGGGACTACCTGGAATCGATCCACTGGGACAAAAATCCTCCCGCGCCGCCTCTTCCCCCCGAGGTTGTCGAAAAAACAAGTCAGAAGTACAGGGATGCCTATCGGCTTCTGACCGGCAGAGCGCTGAATTCCTGA
- a CDS encoding CvpA family protein, whose protein sequence is MAHWNWLDWVLATIVFVSVVTAIRKGFVAELLTLASAIAGLIIAAIYYERLAHLLTGFTRSAGVARGVSFFLLFVAVLVAGGLISLAARKLIKQVQLQWFDRFLGGIFGLARGVLIDCVMLLVMMAFAIQQGTVEKSALAPYFSAGSRALAVAMPASMRNGFRDSFEKFKKEMIETDKKAMEARSAEKKNL, encoded by the coding sequence ATGGCACACTGGAACTGGCTCGACTGGGTCCTCGCCACCATCGTTTTTGTATCGGTAGTGACGGCCATCCGAAAGGGGTTTGTCGCGGAGCTGCTTACCCTGGCCTCGGCGATTGCCGGCCTGATTATTGCAGCGATTTACTATGAGCGCCTGGCCCATCTGCTGACGGGGTTCACGCGGAGCGCCGGCGTTGCGCGCGGGGTCAGTTTCTTCCTGTTGTTTGTCGCGGTCCTGGTGGCTGGCGGGCTCATCTCACTGGCTGCCAGAAAGTTGATCAAGCAGGTTCAGCTTCAGTGGTTCGACCGCTTTCTTGGCGGGATATTCGGCCTGGCCCGTGGCGTGCTGATTGATTGCGTCATGCTTCTGGTGATGATGGCCTTCGCCATCCAGCAGGGGACTGTTGAAAAGTCGGCGCTGGCTCCTTATTTCAGCGCGGGATCGAGGGCCCTGGCCGTTGCCATGCCCGCCAGCATGAGAAACGGCTTCCGAGACAGCTTTGAAAAATTCAAGAAGGAAATGATTGAAACCGACAAGAAAGCCATGGAAGCCCGTTCAGCGGAGAAGAAGAACCTGTAG
- a CDS encoding helix-turn-helix domain-containing protein, with product MKNQLDAVVNQLVEHDILFEDAVCEFEKQFIRKILENNHGNLSKAAKVLHIHRNTLSRKLATWEIDRQPKRRRQATA from the coding sequence ATGAAGAACCAGCTCGATGCCGTCGTCAATCAACTCGTCGAACACGATATTCTCTTTGAGGATGCCGTCTGCGAATTCGAAAAACAATTCATCAGAAAAATCCTGGAGAACAACCACGGAAATCTGTCCAAAGCCGCCAAGGTCCTCCACATCCATCGCAACACTTTGAGCCGAAAGCTGGCGACTTGGGAGATTGACCGCCAGCCTAAGCGCCGAAGACAGGCCACCGCCTGA